The window CGATGGCCCCGCCGGTCGCCGAACCCCCGGCCGACGAGAAGGTCCCCGACGGTATCGACCCCACGGTCGAAGCGGAGCGCATCCCCGGCGCTGCCGCCGCCGTGCAGCAGTCCCTCACCCGCCTGGCCGAGCGCGCCAAGGGCGAGGGCCGCACCATCCTCGAGGCCACCGCGCAGATGGCCGCCGATCCGTCCCTCACCCAGACCGCCCAGGGCCTGGTGCTCACCGGCGGCAAGTCCGCTGCCCGCGCCGTGTGGGAGGCCGGTGACCAGGTCGCCAACATGCTCGAGGGGTTGGGCGGGTACATGGCCGAGCGCGCCACCGACGTGCGAGACGTGCGCGGTCGCATCGTCGCCGAGCTGCGCGGCGAGCAGGCCCCCGGCATCCCGGAGGTGGAGGAGCCCTTCATCCTCACCGCCATCGACCTGGCCCCCGCCGACACCGCCACCCTGGATCCGGACCGCGTGCTGGCCCTGGTGACCTCCGATGGCGGCCCCCAGTCGCACACCGCGATCCTGGCCCGCCAGCTGGGCCTGCCCGCCATCGTGGCCGCCCGCGGCATCCACGCCTTCCCCGACGGCACCGAGGTGTTCGTGGACGCGGGTCTGGGCACCATCACCGACGAGGTCACCGACGAGCACCACCGCTTCGCCCAGGCCTGGGTGGAGCTGCAGAAGAACCCCCTGACCTACGAGGGCGGGGGAGCGGTGCTCTCCGACGGCACCGAGGTGCAGCTGCTGGCCAACATCGGCAACGCCCAGGACGCCGAGAAGGCCGCCGCCGCGCACGCCGACGGGGTGGGCCTGTTCCGCACCGAGTTCCTGTTTTTGGACCGTGAGGACGAGCCGTCGGTCGAGGAGCAGACCACGGCGTACGCCGAGGTGTTCTCCCACTTCCCCGGCCAGAAGGTGGTGGTGCGCACCATCGACGCCGGTGCCGACAAGCCGCTGCCGTTCCTTACCGACGCCGACGAGCCCAACCCGGCCCTCGGTGTGCGCGCCTACCGCACCTCCTGGGAGAAGCGCTCGGTTCTCACCAACCAGCTCGACGCGATCGCGGCGGCCGCCAAGGCCTCCGAGGCGACGGTGTGGGTGATGGCCCCGATGATCTCCACCGTGGAGGACACCGAGGACTTCGCCTCCATGTGCCGCGAGCGCGACCTGGCCCCGGCCGGGATCATGGTGGAGACCCCTTCCGCCGCGATCACCGCGGACCGCCAGCTGGCCGAGTGCGACTTCGCCTCGATCGGCACCAACGACCTCACCCAGTACACGATGGCCGCGGACCGGCAGCTGGGCTCCCTGGCCCACCTGAACAACCCGTGGCAGCCGGCGGTGCTGGCCCTGGTGCAGGCCACCTGCACCGGTGCTCGCCGCGCCGGCGGTGATCCCGAGGCGTTCGGTGCCAAGGCCAACAAGCCCGTGGGCGTGTGCGGCGAGGCCGCCGGCGACCCGGGCCTCGCGGTGGTGCTGGTGGGCCTCGGGGTCAACAGCCTCTCGATGACCCCGCGCTCCTTGCCGACCGTGGCCAAGGTGCTCTCCACCGTCACCCTCGAGCAGGCCAAGGAGCTGGCGGCGAAAGCCGTCGCCGCCCGTACCGCCGAGGAGGGCCGCGATGCGGTGCGCGCCGGCCTGCCGATCCTCGGGGAGCTGGGTCTGTGAGGCCCAGGCCGTGAGCTGAGGCCCGCACGACGGAGCGGCCCCCGCAGCGACCATCAGGTCGCCGCGGGGGCCGCTCCATGCGTGAGGGTGGGGGCTCGGCAGGCCGGTGAACGGCCGCTCGTGCCCCGGAGGCTCACTCCTCCTTGTCGAGGTCCTTCTCCAGCAGATCACCGAGAGCGTTGACGGACTCCTCGGCGCCCTCGCCCTCGGCGCGCAGCACGACCTCGTCGCCGTGGCCGGCGCCCAGGGTCATCAGCATCAGGATGCTGGAGGCCTGCACAGCGTTGCCGCCGACCTTCTCGATGGTGACGGTGGCGGGCTGCTCGCCGGCGGCCTTCGCGAAGATGCTCGCCGGGCGGGCGTGCAGGCCGGAGGAGCTGGCGATCTTGACGGTGCGTTCTGCCATGGTGCGTGCCTTTCGATGGTCCGTCCGGACGGACGGGGTGGTCGGTCGAGTGACCTGTGCTCCGTGCTCAGGGAGTCGTCGTGGGCCGGATGCCCAGGACGATAGCGGACGAGGATGGGCGGCGCAGGGGCGTCCGTGGACCCTGCACTGTCCCCCTCGTGCTAAGAGGTCGGCCTGCCGGGCCGCCACCTTCTCCCGCACTCAGACCGCGGTGTGCTGGCCACGATGGAAGGGACGAGCCGGCCCCGCGGCACGACGGCCTGACACCCCGCGCCTGGGTGAGCCGTGGGCTCGGCTCCTAGACTCCATCCATGGACCCCCGTCCGGATCCGTCTCGTCCACCCTCCGCAGGCGAGCCTGCGGAGGGCGGGGCGCTGCCTGTGGAGGACCCGTCGGATCCGAGGGTGATCGGGGCCGGCTACCAGCGCCACGAGCCACGTGCGGCACGGCTGGACCGCAACTGGAACGAACTGCTGCAGGAGATCCGGGTTCTGCAGACCGGTTCCCAGATCCTCGCCGCTTTCCTCATCGTGCTGCCGTTCCAGGCCCGCTTCGACGAGCTCGATGCGGTGCAGACCGGCTGGTACCTGGGCCTGGTGGCCTTGTCACTGGTGATCGTGGGGCTTCTGCTCACCCCGGTCGCCGTCCACCGCCACCTGTTCCGGCAGCGCGTCAAGGACGAGATGGTTGCGGTCGCCAATCGCATCCTGCGGGTGGTGCTGGCGCTGGTGGGCGTCCTGTTCAGCGGGGTGGCGATCTTCATCGTCGACGTCGTGCTGAACCGGCCGGCGGCGATCGTCGGCGGGGTCGCGATGGGTGCCCTGATGGTGGTGCTGCTGGTGGTGGTGCCCCGCCGGATCGGGCGGGGCACCCTTGAGGATGCGGACGCTCGGACCAGGGACTGAGATCAGGGACTGAGATCAGGGACTGAGATCAGCTCGCCGGTTCGGCCCGGCGGATCCGCCGGCCCGGGGTCAGCCCACGAACAGCGACAGCAGCAGCACCATGCCCAGGCCCACCAGGGAGTTACACAGCTGCAGCAGGCCCCAGGTCTTCAGGGTGTCCTTCACGGACAGACCGAAGTAGCCCTTGAACAGCCAGAACGAGGCATCGTTGACGTGGGTGAGGGTGTTGGAGCCGGCAGCCGTGGCCATCACCAGCAGGGCCGGGTCCACCCCGGCCATCATCTGCCCGGAGGCCGGGTCCATCACAGCGGCGGAGATGATGCCGGCCGCCGTCATCGCCGAGACCACGCCCTGACCGGTGGCCAGGCGGATCATCACGGTGATCAGCCAGGCCATGATGTACGGGTTGGCGTCCACACCGGTCATCAGGCCGCCGATGAAGTCGCCGATCCCGGTATCGATGATGATCTCCTTCAGCGCGCCGCCCGCACCGATGATCAGCACCACGCCGGCGATGGCCTTCACGGCCTCGTTGAATATTCGCCTCGCTGGGGTCCGCTGATCGAGGGTTCGGGTGCCACGTCGCTGCCGTAGCGGTGGCGTCGTTCGGGACCACCAGTGGTGTCGTTGGGGCCGCTCTGTCTACGCTCCTTCCGCCGTGTGTATAGGGCACGCGGCGGAAGGAGCAATCTGGAATGGTACGGAAGATCAGGGCGAAGCTGGTGCTCCAGCTGCGCGCAGAAGGTCTGTCGGGGCGAGCGATTTCGTCCTCGCAGGGCATGTCCCGCAAGTCCGTGAGGGCGGTGTTCGAGGCCGCTGACGCTGCAGGGATCGGGTGGGGCGATATCGCGGACGTCGCCGATGAGCAGGTGTATGCCCGGTTGTTCCCGGGCCGGGGCGAGCACGAGAGCGTGTTCGCACAGCCGGACTGGGAACAGGTCCATCGAGAGATGGCCAGGGTCGGCGTGACGCTGAAGCTGTTGCACGGCGAGTACTTCGACGCGACCACGGCGGCTGGGGATCCGGCGATGGGGTATGACCGGTTTTGCCGCACCTACCAGCACCACGTCATGGTCACCGGTGCC is drawn from Brachybacterium muris and contains these coding sequences:
- the ptsP gene encoding phosphoenolpyruvate--protein phosphotransferase; amino-acid sequence: MSQYTGVAVSPGRVVGTIRTMAPPVAEPPADEKVPDGIDPTVEAERIPGAAAAVQQSLTRLAERAKGEGRTILEATAQMAADPSLTQTAQGLVLTGGKSAARAVWEAGDQVANMLEGLGGYMAERATDVRDVRGRIVAELRGEQAPGIPEVEEPFILTAIDLAPADTATLDPDRVLALVTSDGGPQSHTAILARQLGLPAIVAARGIHAFPDGTEVFVDAGLGTITDEVTDEHHRFAQAWVELQKNPLTYEGGGAVLSDGTEVQLLANIGNAQDAEKAAAAHADGVGLFRTEFLFLDREDEPSVEEQTTAYAEVFSHFPGQKVVVRTIDAGADKPLPFLTDADEPNPALGVRAYRTSWEKRSVLTNQLDAIAAAAKASEATVWVMAPMISTVEDTEDFASMCRERDLAPAGIMVETPSAAITADRQLAECDFASIGTNDLTQYTMAADRQLGSLAHLNNPWQPAVLALVQATCTGARRAGGDPEAFGAKANKPVGVCGEAAGDPGLAVVLVGLGVNSLSMTPRSLPTVAKVLSTVTLEQAKELAAKAVAARTAEEGRDAVRAGLPILGELGL
- a CDS encoding HPr family phosphocarrier protein, whose protein sequence is MAERTVKIASSSGLHARPASIFAKAAGEQPATVTIEKVGGNAVQASSILMLMTLGAGHGDEVVLRAEGEGAEESVNALGDLLEKDLDKEE
- a CDS encoding DUF6328 family protein, whose translation is MDPRPDPSRPPSAGEPAEGGALPVEDPSDPRVIGAGYQRHEPRAARLDRNWNELLQEIRVLQTGSQILAAFLIVLPFQARFDELDAVQTGWYLGLVALSLVIVGLLLTPVAVHRHLFRQRVKDEMVAVANRILRVVLALVGVLFSGVAIFIVDVVLNRPAAIVGGVAMGALMVVLLVVVPRRIGRGTLEDADARTRD